In the Streptomyces sp. NBC_00525 genome, one interval contains:
- a CDS encoding TauD/TfdA family dioxygenase → MKETLTIEGGPVVLAPTDTRDLPQALAGHREETETLLTRHGAVLFRGFDMGTPEDFVCFGHAASETRLAYTYRSTPRSTVTDGVFTTTEYPADQEIALHCENAYQRTWPRKLAFFCHTAATTGGETPLADLRKVTAALDSGLLRRFERHGVRYIRHYRPHIDLPWQTVFQTDSREGVAAYCADHGIDHTWLDDTTLRTAQTSQGVAHHPLTGERVVFNQAHLFHSSNLPPETARALTSLYGPEGLPRNATYGDGTPFAAGELATVREAFAGAQVAFPWQAGDVLLVDNMRMAHGRRPYTGPRRVLATLMEAHTPAGHRGGPAH, encoded by the coding sequence ATGAAAGAGACGCTGACCATCGAGGGCGGGCCCGTCGTCCTCGCGCCCACGGACACCCGCGACCTGCCGCAGGCGCTCGCCGGCCACCGGGAGGAGACCGAGACCCTGCTGACCCGGCACGGCGCCGTGCTCTTCCGGGGCTTCGACATGGGCACCCCGGAGGACTTCGTCTGCTTCGGACACGCCGCCTCCGAGACCCGGCTCGCCTACACCTACCGGTCCACACCGCGCTCCACCGTCACCGACGGCGTCTTCACCACCACCGAATACCCCGCGGACCAGGAGATCGCCCTCCACTGCGAGAACGCCTACCAGCGGACCTGGCCCCGCAAGCTCGCCTTCTTCTGCCACACCGCCGCCACCACCGGGGGCGAGACCCCACTCGCCGACCTCCGCAAGGTCACCGCCGCCCTGGACTCCGGCCTCCTGCGACGCTTCGAAAGACATGGCGTGCGCTACATACGCCACTACCGCCCCCATATCGACCTGCCCTGGCAGACCGTCTTCCAGACCGACAGCCGGGAAGGCGTCGCCGCGTACTGCGCCGACCACGGCATCGACCACACCTGGCTCGACGACACCACCCTGCGCACCGCCCAGACCAGCCAGGGCGTGGCCCACCACCCGCTCACCGGCGAGCGGGTCGTCTTCAACCAGGCCCACCTCTTCCACTCCTCCAACCTGCCCCCGGAGACCGCCCGCGCCCTCACCTCCCTCTACGGCCCCGAAGGTCTGCCCCGCAACGCCACCTACGGCGACGGCACACCCTTCGCCGCCGGCGAACTGGCCACCGTGCGGGAGGCGTTCGCCGGTGCCCAGGTCGCGTTCCCCTGGCAGGCCGGCGACGTACTCCTCGTCGACAACATGCGCATGGCCCACGGCCGCCGCCCCTACACCGGGCCCCGCAGGGTCCTGGCCACCCTGATGGAGGCGCACACCCCCGCCGGGCACCGGGGAGGGCCCGCGCACTGA
- a CDS encoding FG-GAP repeat domain-containing protein has translation MAKTTGRRHVRIAARAAAAALTAALVATGTSAVAADAPQPERGASAGQPAAAPAAAAAATNPHFWLYGATSAGILYSYGPNGKGGLTARDYSGKGWTDVSALMQVDHNNDGMSDGLWFRDDNGNMGYLEFEKNAVQIGYGWNIYKKIVSPGQIGGAAGGDILAVDTKGDLYVYLGYGDGKVTKRIKAGYGWNIYTQIAGNGDLNGDGKNDVVARDKAGVLWLYKGTGNQKAPFAKRTKIGSGWNQYDTLVSTGDITEDDKTDLLARKGGELYLYEGTGNATAPYKSKKLIGTSGWNSYKHLF, from the coding sequence GTGGCCAAAACCACTGGCCGGCGCCACGTGCGCATAGCCGCTCGCGCGGCAGCCGCGGCGCTCACCGCCGCCCTCGTCGCCACCGGCACCTCCGCCGTGGCAGCCGATGCACCGCAGCCCGAGCGCGGCGCCTCGGCGGGCCAGCCCGCAGCGGCTCCCGCCGCCGCAGCAGCCGCCACCAACCCGCACTTCTGGCTCTACGGTGCGACCTCGGCAGGCATCCTCTACTCGTACGGGCCCAACGGCAAGGGCGGCCTCACGGCCCGCGATTACTCGGGCAAGGGCTGGACCGACGTCTCCGCGCTCATGCAGGTCGACCACAACAACGACGGCATGAGCGACGGCCTCTGGTTCCGTGACGACAACGGGAACATGGGCTACCTGGAGTTCGAAAAGAACGCCGTCCAGATCGGCTACGGCTGGAACATCTACAAGAAGATCGTCTCCCCCGGCCAGATCGGCGGGGCCGCCGGCGGTGACATTCTCGCCGTCGACACCAAGGGCGACCTGTACGTCTACCTCGGGTACGGCGACGGCAAGGTCACCAAGCGCATCAAGGCCGGTTACGGCTGGAACATCTACACCCAGATCGCCGGCAACGGCGACCTGAACGGCGACGGCAAGAACGACGTCGTCGCCCGCGACAAGGCCGGCGTCCTGTGGCTGTACAAGGGCACCGGCAACCAGAAGGCCCCGTTCGCCAAGCGCACCAAGATCGGCAGCGGCTGGAACCAGTACGACACCCTCGTGTCGACGGGTGACATCACCGAGGACGACAAGACCGACCTCCTCGCGCGCAAGGGCGGCGAGCTGTACCTGTACGAGGGCACCGGCAACGCCACCGCCCCGTACAAGTCCAAGAAGCTGATCGGCACGAGCGGCTGGAACAGCTACAAGCACCTGTTCTGA
- a CDS encoding FG-GAP repeat domain-containing protein: MAKISGRRPGRAVPRLAAAAITAALVATGASAATASAAEVGDAPLFSLQGVDSSGNAYHYTPLGDGTLTPRVKIDSGWTGLAFVGQVDHNADNLADGRWQLGTTGNIWYYSDNEPAKKVGYGWDIYNTVVSVGQFGGAEGGDLLARDTKGDLYLYLGYGDGRVTKRLKVGYGWDIYTQIAGNGDLSGDGKNDIVARDKAGVLWLYKGTGNQKAPYEKRTKIGSGWNQYNALFGAGDLTMDGITDLVARNSKGELYLYEGTGNATAPYKPKALIGTSGWNTYRLFF, encoded by the coding sequence GTGGCCAAGATCTCTGGCCGTCGGCCCGGACGGGCTGTGCCCCGTCTCGCCGCCGCCGCGATAACCGCGGCCCTGGTCGCCACCGGCGCCTCCGCCGCCACCGCCTCCGCCGCCGAGGTGGGCGACGCGCCCCTGTTCAGCCTCCAGGGCGTCGACAGCTCCGGCAACGCCTACCACTACACGCCGCTCGGCGACGGCACCCTCACCCCGCGCGTCAAGATCGACAGCGGCTGGACGGGCCTCGCCTTCGTCGGCCAGGTCGACCACAACGCGGACAACCTCGCGGACGGCCGCTGGCAGCTCGGCACCACGGGCAACATCTGGTACTACTCGGACAACGAACCGGCGAAGAAGGTCGGTTACGGCTGGGACATCTACAACACGGTCGTCTCGGTCGGCCAGTTCGGCGGCGCCGAGGGCGGTGACCTGCTCGCCCGCGACACCAAGGGCGACCTGTACCTGTACCTGGGCTACGGCGACGGCCGGGTCACCAAGCGCCTCAAGGTCGGCTACGGCTGGGACATCTACACCCAGATCGCGGGCAACGGCGACCTGAGCGGCGACGGCAAGAACGACATCGTCGCCCGCGACAAGGCCGGCGTCCTGTGGCTCTACAAGGGCACCGGCAACCAGAAGGCCCCGTACGAGAAGCGTACGAAGATCGGCAGCGGCTGGAACCAGTACAACGCCCTCTTCGGCGCGGGCGACCTGACCATGGACGGCATCACCGACCTGGTCGCGCGCAACTCGAAGGGTGAGCTGTACCTGTACGAGGGCACCGGCAACGCCACCGCCCCGTACAAGCCGAAGGCCCTCATCGGCACCTCGGGCTGGAACACGTACCGCCTCTTCTTCTGA
- a CDS encoding GH1 family beta-glucosidase: MSEFPVFPPGFVFGAATASYQIEGAVREDGRGPSIWDTYSHTPGRTDGGDTGDVACDHYHRYREDVALLRDLGVDSYRFSLAWSRILPEGSGAVNPKGLDFYSRLVDELLEAGIEPAATLYHWDLPQALEDRGGWRVRETAERFGEYTAIVAEHLGDRVPRWITLNEPWCSAFLGYSVGRHAPGAQEGRGALAAAHHLLVGHGLAMTALRAAGVREAGITLNLDRNVPATGSDADRAAVVRADTQHNLVWTEPILAGRYPATEEETWGKLITGQDFRREGDLELISQPLDFLGINYYRPIVVADAPHREPDPALRVATDNRYAETRYPDVRRTAMDWPVVPESFTDLLTALKDTYGDALPPVHITENGSAEHDTVEPDGAVRDADRVEYLRTHLAALRSAMDAGVDVRGYYVWSLLDNFEWALGYAKRFGIIRVDYDTLERTPKDSYRWYQRLIAAHRA, translated from the coding sequence ATGAGTGAGTTCCCGGTCTTTCCGCCCGGTTTCGTGTTCGGCGCGGCCACGGCCTCGTACCAGATCGAGGGCGCCGTGCGGGAGGACGGCCGCGGCCCGTCCATCTGGGACACCTACAGCCACACGCCCGGCCGCACGGACGGCGGCGACACGGGCGACGTGGCCTGCGACCACTACCACCGCTACCGGGAGGACGTGGCGCTGCTGCGCGATCTCGGCGTCGACTCGTACCGCTTCTCCCTCGCCTGGTCGCGCATCCTGCCGGAGGGCTCCGGCGCGGTGAACCCGAAGGGCCTCGACTTCTACTCCCGGCTCGTCGACGAGTTGCTCGAAGCGGGCATCGAACCGGCCGCCACCCTCTACCACTGGGACCTGCCGCAGGCCCTGGAGGACCGGGGCGGCTGGCGGGTACGGGAGACGGCCGAGCGGTTCGGCGAGTACACGGCGATCGTCGCCGAGCACCTGGGCGACCGGGTGCCGCGCTGGATCACCCTCAACGAGCCCTGGTGCAGCGCCTTCCTCGGCTACTCCGTGGGCCGCCACGCCCCCGGCGCGCAGGAGGGGCGCGGCGCCCTGGCCGCCGCCCACCACCTGCTCGTCGGCCACGGCCTGGCGATGACGGCGCTGCGCGCGGCGGGCGTCCGGGAGGCGGGCATCACGCTCAACCTGGACCGCAATGTGCCGGCCACCGGATCGGACGCCGACCGGGCCGCGGTGGTCCGGGCGGACACCCAGCACAACCTGGTGTGGACGGAGCCGATCCTCGCGGGCCGCTACCCGGCCACCGAGGAGGAGACCTGGGGCAAGCTGATCACCGGGCAGGACTTCCGGCGCGAGGGCGACCTGGAGCTGATCTCCCAGCCGCTGGACTTCCTGGGCATCAACTACTACCGCCCGATCGTGGTCGCCGACGCCCCGCACCGTGAGCCCGACCCGGCGCTGCGGGTCGCCACCGACAACCGGTACGCCGAGACCCGGTACCCGGACGTGCGGCGCACGGCGATGGACTGGCCGGTCGTGCCGGAGTCCTTCACCGATCTGCTGACCGCCCTCAAGGACACCTACGGGGACGCGCTGCCGCCGGTGCACATCACGGAGAACGGCTCGGCGGAGCACGACACCGTCGAGCCGGACGGCGCGGTGCGGGACGCGGACCGGGTGGAGTACCTGCGTACGCATCTGGCGGCGCTGCGGTCCGCGATGGACGCGGGCGTCGATGTGCGGGGCTACTACGTGTGGTCGCTGCTCGACAACTTCGAGTGGGCGCTGGGATATGCGAAGCGGTTCGGGATCATCCGCGTCGATTACGACACCCTGGAACGCACCCCGAAGGACAGCTACCGCTGGTATCAGCGGCTGATCGCGGCACACCGGGCCTGA
- a CDS encoding carbohydrate ABC transporter permease, translating to MADTVRTPAPTQLTGRPKRRWGAMVFGILVLCVMLFPLYWMVNTALQPDSGLLEVDPIPHGLDLSGFRSALSDQGGNLLTSLAVALGAVAICLAISAPAAYGLAQFGLRGSKSIVFGTLITQMVPGIVIANALYSAYVDLGLVNSYAGLMLADASLGIPFAIVLMRSFMVAIPREVIEAAEVDGAGRLRTFVRVVLPMSRNSLITAGLFAFLYAWSDFMFALTLNTTDDVKPITLGIYQYIGAHVGDWGSVMAASVLSAIPAAVLLVLSQKYIAAGITGGSVK from the coding sequence ATGGCGGACACCGTGCGTACCCCCGCTCCCACGCAACTCACCGGCCGGCCGAAGCGGCGCTGGGGCGCCATGGTCTTCGGCATCCTGGTGCTGTGCGTGATGCTGTTCCCGCTGTACTGGATGGTGAACACCGCGCTGCAGCCCGATTCCGGACTGCTGGAGGTCGATCCCATCCCGCACGGCCTGGACCTGTCGGGCTTCCGCTCGGCGCTCAGCGACCAGGGCGGCAACCTGCTGACCTCACTGGCGGTGGCGCTCGGCGCGGTCGCCATCTGCCTGGCGATCTCGGCGCCCGCCGCGTACGGGCTGGCGCAGTTCGGGCTCCGGGGCAGCAAGAGCATCGTCTTCGGCACCCTGATCACCCAGATGGTTCCGGGCATCGTCATCGCCAACGCCCTGTACAGCGCCTACGTGGACCTCGGCCTGGTCAACTCCTACGCCGGGCTGATGCTGGCCGACGCCTCGCTGGGCATCCCGTTCGCGATCGTCCTGATGCGGTCGTTCATGGTCGCCATCCCGCGCGAGGTGATCGAGGCGGCCGAGGTGGACGGCGCCGGGCGGCTGCGCACCTTCGTCCGGGTCGTGCTGCCGATGAGCCGGAACTCGCTGATCACCGCCGGGCTGTTCGCGTTCCTGTACGCGTGGAGCGACTTCATGTTCGCCCTGACGCTGAACACCACGGACGACGTCAAGCCGATCACGCTCGGCATCTACCAGTACATCGGCGCGCATGTCGGCGACTGGGGTTCGGTGATGGCGGCGTCCGTGCTGTCCGCGATCCCGGCGGCCGTCCTGCTCGTGCTCTCGCAGAAATACATCGCCGCCGGGATCACCGGCGGCTCGGTCAAGTAA
- a CDS encoding carbohydrate ABC transporter permease yields the protein MSTTTASAGAGPAPAAKKAPKPPNPARIRRRRRLAQWGFIAPAVIFMALFFGYPLVRNIVMSFQDYSPSTFFTGESPFNGTDNWSKVFNDELFGKALWHTILFTIGSLIGQFGIGLALAVFFNRRFPLNGVLRSLILLPWLVPMVVSGVVWRRILDQDTGVLNSFLGTIGLGGDTPWLTSTSMALTSVILVNIWIGIPFNMVILYGGLQEVPKELYEAASLDGASAWRTFRSITLPMLRPVITVVLVLGFMSTVKILDLILALTDGGPADSTQTLGTLTYQNSFVQLDFGAGAVVGNILILISAVFAVFYLRANRNEGK from the coding sequence ATGTCGACCACCACCGCCTCCGCGGGCGCGGGCCCGGCGCCCGCCGCGAAGAAGGCCCCGAAGCCGCCGAACCCCGCCCGCATCCGCCGCCGACGACGGCTCGCCCAGTGGGGCTTCATCGCCCCCGCCGTGATCTTCATGGCGCTGTTCTTCGGCTATCCGCTCGTCCGGAACATCGTGATGAGCTTCCAGGACTACTCGCCGTCCACGTTCTTCACGGGCGAGTCGCCGTTCAACGGGACGGACAACTGGAGCAAGGTCTTCAACGACGAGCTGTTCGGGAAGGCCCTGTGGCACACAATCCTGTTCACCATCGGCTCGCTGATCGGACAGTTCGGCATCGGTCTGGCCCTGGCGGTGTTCTTCAACCGGCGCTTCCCGCTCAACGGGGTGCTGCGGTCGCTGATCCTGCTGCCGTGGCTGGTGCCGATGGTGGTCTCCGGTGTCGTCTGGCGGCGCATCCTCGACCAGGACACCGGCGTCCTCAACTCGTTCCTGGGCACCATCGGTCTCGGCGGTGACACCCCCTGGCTGACCAGCACGAGCATGGCGCTGACCTCGGTGATCCTGGTGAACATCTGGATCGGCATCCCGTTCAACATGGTGATCCTCTACGGCGGGCTCCAGGAGGTCCCCAAGGAGCTGTACGAGGCCGCCTCGCTGGACGGCGCGTCCGCCTGGCGCACCTTCCGCTCGATCACGCTGCCGATGCTGCGGCCGGTGATCACGGTGGTGCTGGTGCTGGGCTTCATGTCCACGGTGAAGATCCTCGATCTGATCCTCGCGCTCACCGACGGCGGACCCGCAGACTCCACCCAGACCCTCGGCACCCTCACGTACCAGAACTCCTTCGTCCAGCTGGACTTCGGGGCCGGTGCCGTGGTCGGCAACATCCTGATCCTGATCTCCGCCGTCTTCGCGGTGTTCTACCTGCGGGCCAACCGCAACGAGGGGAAGTGA
- a CDS encoding ABC transporter substrate-binding protein, giving the protein MSNRFTPRVAVPLTVVSALIGGAVLTGCGQQRDPDVYTVLNSSTDESYHRWDAQTLARCSERLGVTIEQQSVPASQVMTKALRMASSKSLPDVLQLDASEMPTFAEAGGLIPLKDLGLSTKDIPGGIVDFGSYEGTYYGAARTVNTLALFYNKDTLDKAGLEVPTTWDEMRETAKKLTHGRQYGIALSAGGAEDGVFQFTPFMWSNGGDETKLDSPEVVGALDYWKSLLADGSLSKSTVNWTQADVNDQFMAGNAAMMINGPWQVETLNSRKGLNWGIAEIPVPEAGDDSVGPLGGGVLTVPNTGDEKREKKAAEIIGCMSGEQEQITYALNSWMVPANEKAAAVWRTKVPELDALADQVATARSRTAKLGARWSSVSLALQSAFQSALTGESSEAALNRAQKRATSGN; this is encoded by the coding sequence ATGTCGAACCGCTTCACCCCTCGGGTCGCCGTCCCGCTCACCGTCGTGTCCGCGCTGATCGGCGGTGCGGTCCTGACGGGCTGCGGCCAGCAGCGGGACCCGGACGTCTACACCGTGCTGAACTCGTCGACCGACGAGTCCTACCACCGCTGGGACGCCCAGACGCTGGCCCGGTGCAGTGAGCGGCTCGGGGTGACCATCGAGCAGCAGAGCGTTCCGGCCTCGCAGGTGATGACCAAGGCCCTGCGGATGGCGTCCTCCAAGTCGCTGCCGGACGTGCTCCAGCTGGACGCCTCCGAGATGCCGACGTTCGCCGAGGCCGGCGGGCTGATCCCGCTGAAGGACCTCGGGCTGAGCACGAAGGACATCCCCGGCGGCATCGTGGACTTCGGCTCCTACGAGGGCACCTACTACGGGGCCGCGCGCACCGTGAACACGCTGGCCCTCTTCTACAACAAGGACACGCTCGACAAGGCCGGGCTGGAGGTCCCCACCACCTGGGACGAGATGCGGGAGACCGCGAAGAAGCTCACGCACGGCCGGCAGTACGGGATCGCGCTCAGCGCGGGCGGCGCGGAGGACGGCGTCTTCCAGTTCACCCCCTTCATGTGGTCCAACGGCGGCGACGAGACGAAGCTCGACAGCCCCGAGGTGGTCGGGGCGCTGGACTACTGGAAGAGCCTGCTGGCGGACGGCTCGCTGTCCAAGTCGACGGTCAACTGGACCCAGGCCGATGTGAACGACCAGTTCATGGCCGGCAACGCCGCGATGATGATCAACGGCCCCTGGCAGGTGGAGACCCTGAACTCCAGGAAGGGCCTGAACTGGGGCATCGCCGAGATCCCGGTCCCGGAGGCCGGCGACGACTCGGTGGGCCCGCTGGGCGGCGGTGTACTCACCGTGCCCAACACCGGCGACGAGAAGCGCGAGAAGAAGGCCGCCGAGATCATCGGCTGCATGTCCGGCGAGCAGGAGCAGATCACCTACGCGCTGAACAGCTGGATGGTCCCGGCCAACGAGAAGGCCGCCGCCGTGTGGCGGACGAAGGTGCCGGAGCTGGACGCCCTGGCCGACCAGGTCGCCACAGCCCGGTCCCGTACGGCCAAGCTCGGCGCGCGCTGGTCGTCCGTCTCCCTCGCGCTGCAGAGCGCGTTCCAGTCCGCCCTGACCGGCGAGTCGAGCGAGGCCGCCCTCAACCGCGCCCAGAAGCGCGCGACGAGCGGGAACTGA
- the yicI gene encoding alpha-xylosidase, whose protein sequence is MKFTDGFWQMRDGVHASYATELRDLRLDTDRLTAYAAVQRVTRRGDTLNAPLITVEAHAPAEGVIGVRITHLAGRRHPGPDFALPGATGDASAATRENAGAAELTSGGLTLRLPTSGAFGLEFRDADGRLLTAAGRKGTAFATTGDGAHHMFAQLALGVGENVYGLGERFTPYVKNGQTVDMWQADGGTSSEQAYKNVPFYLSSRGYGVFVNHPGRVSFEVGSEAVGQVQFSVEDQTLEYYVVAGPTPKEVLARYTALTGRPALPPAWSFGLWLTTSFTTSYDEATVTSFVDGMAERGIPLSVFHFDCFWMREYQWCDFEWDPAVFPDPAGMIARLKAKGLRICVWINPYIAQKSPLYEEGAARGYFVRTPGGDIWQWDKWQAGMALVDFTNPEATAWFQGKLRTLLGQGVDGFKTDFGERIPTDVVWHDGSDPERMHNYYTHLYNKAVFELLEKERGRGEAVLFARSATAGGQQYPVHWGGDCWSSFEAMAESLRGGLSLSLSGFGFWSHDIGGFEGTPDPAVFKRWLAFGLLSSHSRLHGSSSYRVPWEFGDEAVDVARRFTELKHRLMPYLYGAAVEAHRTGVPVMRPMLLEFPDDPAARTADRQYMLGPDLLVAPVFSEDGEVEYYVPEGTWTHLLTGETVTGPAWHRDTHGFDSLPLLVRPGAVLPLGADTSRPDADWTDGLELRAYAPEGTGDFTRTVTVPDLTGAPAATYRVVHEAGTLHVTSDTDRPHRAVAVTPGAPAPAI, encoded by the coding sequence ATGAAGTTCACCGACGGCTTCTGGCAGATGCGAGACGGTGTCCACGCCTCGTACGCCACCGAACTCCGCGACCTCCGCCTCGACACCGACCGTCTCACCGCCTACGCCGCGGTCCAGCGCGTGACGCGGCGCGGGGACACCCTCAACGCGCCCCTGATCACCGTGGAGGCCCACGCCCCCGCCGAGGGCGTCATCGGTGTCCGGATCACCCATCTGGCGGGCAGGCGCCACCCCGGCCCGGACTTCGCGCTGCCCGGCGCCACCGGAGACGCCTCCGCCGCCACCCGTGAGAACGCCGGCGCCGCCGAGCTGACCAGCGGCGGGCTCACGCTCCGGCTGCCCACCTCCGGCGCCTTCGGCCTGGAGTTCCGCGACGCGGACGGCCGGCTGCTCACCGCCGCCGGGCGCAAGGGGACGGCCTTCGCCACCACCGGTGACGGCGCCCACCACATGTTCGCCCAGCTCGCGCTCGGCGTCGGGGAGAACGTCTACGGGCTCGGCGAGCGGTTCACCCCGTACGTCAAGAACGGCCAGACCGTCGACATGTGGCAGGCGGACGGCGGCACCAGCAGCGAGCAGGCGTACAAGAACGTCCCGTTCTACCTCTCCTCGCGCGGCTACGGCGTCTTCGTCAACCACCCCGGCCGGGTCTCCTTCGAGGTCGGCTCCGAGGCGGTCGGCCAGGTCCAGTTCAGCGTCGAGGACCAGACCCTGGAGTACTACGTCGTCGCCGGGCCCACCCCCAAGGAGGTGCTGGCCCGCTACACCGCGCTCACCGGCCGCCCGGCCCTGCCCCCGGCCTGGTCCTTCGGCCTCTGGCTCACCACCTCGTTCACCACCTCCTACGACGAGGCCACCGTCACCTCGTTCGTGGACGGCATGGCCGAGCGCGGCATCCCGCTCTCCGTCTTCCACTTCGACTGCTTCTGGATGCGCGAGTACCAGTGGTGCGACTTCGAGTGGGACCCGGCCGTCTTCCCCGACCCGGCGGGCATGATCGCCCGGCTCAAGGCCAAGGGCCTGCGGATCTGCGTCTGGATCAACCCGTACATCGCGCAGAAGAGCCCCCTGTACGAGGAGGGCGCGGCGCGCGGCTACTTCGTCCGCACCCCCGGGGGCGACATCTGGCAGTGGGACAAGTGGCAGGCCGGCATGGCCCTGGTCGACTTCACCAACCCGGAGGCCACCGCCTGGTTCCAGGGCAAGCTCCGTACGCTGCTCGGACAGGGCGTGGACGGCTTCAAGACCGACTTCGGCGAGCGCATCCCCACCGATGTCGTCTGGCACGACGGCTCCGACCCGGAGCGCATGCACAACTACTACACGCACCTGTACAACAAGGCCGTCTTCGAACTCCTGGAGAAGGAACGCGGCCGGGGCGAGGCCGTCCTGTTCGCCCGCTCCGCCACGGCCGGCGGCCAGCAGTACCCCGTCCACTGGGGCGGCGACTGCTGGTCCTCCTTCGAGGCGATGGCGGAGTCCCTGCGCGGCGGCCTGTCCCTCTCGCTCTCCGGCTTCGGCTTCTGGAGCCATGACATCGGCGGCTTCGAGGGCACCCCCGACCCGGCCGTCTTCAAGCGCTGGCTCGCCTTCGGACTGCTCTCCTCGCACAGCAGGCTGCACGGCTCCTCGTCGTACCGGGTGCCGTGGGAGTTCGGCGATGAGGCGGTGGACGTCGCCCGCCGCTTCACGGAGCTCAAGCACCGGCTGATGCCCTACCTGTACGGGGCGGCCGTCGAGGCCCACCGCACCGGCGTCCCGGTCATGCGGCCCATGCTCCTGGAGTTCCCGGACGACCCGGCCGCCCGCACCGCCGACCGGCAGTACATGCTCGGCCCGGACCTGCTGGTCGCCCCGGTCTTCAGCGAGGACGGCGAGGTCGAGTACTACGTCCCCGAGGGCACCTGGACCCACCTGCTGACCGGCGAAACCGTCACCGGCCCAGCCTGGCACCGGGACACCCACGGCTTCGACAGCCTGCCGCTGCTCGTCCGCCCCGGCGCGGTCCTCCCGCTCGGCGCGGACACCTCACGCCCCGACGCCGACTGGACCGACGGGCTGGAACTGCGCGCGTACGCCCCCGAGGGCACCGGCGACTTCACCCGCACGGTGACGGTCCCCGACCTCACGGGCGCCCCCGCCGCCACCTACCGGGTGGTCCACGAGGCCGGCACGCTCCACGTCACCAGTGACACGGACCGGCCGCACCGGGCGGTGGCCGTCACGCCCGGCGCGCCCGCTCCCGCGATCTGA
- a CDS encoding alpha/beta hydrolase has product MPVGYLIPVAVAAIGTLCALWPVPWERPLGRPSYFFGLAANELPYAVLFWMLLVPTAMAFAQDDVRDSPGAWAIVALAAATVPGLVVVARRASGERERIERAMTKELGQGWRASIDADLARGLRRRPPWPHVVFLPILRRHRSVRRVANLSYGDAGRRNLLDVYHHRARPQGGPVLIHMHGGHYSGGHKNSQSLPLLHRLASRGWVTISANYRLKPQVRHPEHMIDLKRVIAWAREHAHEYGADASTVFVAGSSAGGHMGSIAALTAGDPAFQPGFEDADTSVSGVVVLNGFLGSYWDQGPESSPLGHARPDAPPMFVAHGDLDPLVPVAGIREVVEGLRAASANPVVYAELRGGHHAFDLYHSPRFEAVVDAVEAFTAWVRSRERARRA; this is encoded by the coding sequence GTGCCCGTCGGATATCTGATCCCCGTCGCCGTCGCAGCGATCGGAACGCTGTGCGCGCTGTGGCCGGTGCCCTGGGAGCGCCCGCTGGGCCGCCCCTCCTACTTCTTCGGCCTGGCCGCCAACGAGCTGCCGTACGCCGTCCTCTTCTGGATGCTGCTGGTCCCCACGGCGATGGCCTTCGCCCAGGACGACGTCCGGGACTCGCCGGGCGCCTGGGCGATCGTCGCGCTGGCCGCCGCGACCGTGCCCGGCCTCGTGGTCGTCGCCCGCCGCGCGTCGGGCGAGCGGGAGCGGATCGAGCGGGCGATGACGAAGGAGCTGGGCCAGGGCTGGCGCGCCTCGATCGACGCGGATCTCGCCCGGGGGCTGCGCCGCCGGCCGCCGTGGCCGCACGTCGTGTTCCTGCCGATCCTGCGGCGCCACCGGAGCGTGCGGCGGGTGGCGAACCTGTCGTACGGGGACGCGGGGCGCCGCAATCTGCTGGACGTGTACCACCACCGCGCCCGGCCGCAGGGCGGGCCGGTGCTGATCCACATGCACGGCGGCCACTACAGCGGCGGCCACAAGAACAGCCAGTCGCTCCCGCTGCTGCACCGGCTGGCGAGCCGGGGGTGGGTCACCATCAGCGCCAACTACCGGCTGAAGCCGCAGGTGCGGCACCCGGAGCACATGATCGACCTGAAGAGGGTGATCGCCTGGGCGCGGGAACACGCCCACGAGTACGGGGCGGACGCCTCGACCGTGTTCGTCGCGGGCAGTTCGGCGGGCGGCCACATGGGCTCGATCGCCGCGCTGACCGCCGGTGACCCCGCGTTCCAGCCGGGGTTCGAGGACGCCGACACCTCGGTCAGCGGGGTCGTCGTCCTCAACGGCTTCCTGGGCTCGTACTGGGACCAGGGCCCCGAGTCGTCGCCGCTGGGCCACGCCCGGCCGGACGCGCCCCCGATGTTCGTCGCGCACGGCGATCTGGACCCGCTGGTGCCGGTGGCCGGCATCCGGGAGGTGGTCGAGGGGCTGCGGGCCGCCTCCGCGAACCCGGTCGTGTACGCCGAGCTGCGGGGCGGCCACCATGCCTTCGACCTGTACCACTCGCCGCGGTTCGAAGCGGTGGTGGACGCGGTCGAGGCGTTCACCGCCTGGGTCAGATCGCGGGAGCGGGCGCGCCGGGCGTGA